TGGTCGTTTTACCAGCACCCTGTAATCCCACCATCATAATCACAGTAGGAGGTCGATTCGAGGCAGCAATCTTGCTTTGCTCACCGCCCATCAATTCTGTCAGTTCTTCATTAACAATTTTAATGATTTGCTGACCAGGGGTTAGGCTTTTTAGTACTTCTTGTCCTACTGCACGGTCGCTGACTTTTTTTACAAAGTCTTTAACAACCTTAAAATTAACGTCAGCCTCGAGTAGTGCAAGGCGGACTTCACGCATCATTTCTTTTACATCCGCTTCCGTTACCTTGCCTTTTCCACGGATTTTTTGAATTGTATTCTGCAGTCGGTCGGCTAATCCTTCAAATGCCATTCATGCCGCCTCCTAATCTAATTTCTCTAGCTCGGCAACCACTTCGAGCATTGCCTGCTTTGATGGGTGTTCTTCATTTAGCAATTCTTTTACATGCCTTAATAGTTTGCTGCGCTCTTGAAATTTCTGAAATAGTAATAGCTTTTCTTCATACTCCTCAAGCATGGCTTCTGTACGTTTAATATTATCATATACAGCCTGACGGCTTACATCGTACTCTTCAGCGATTTCTCCAAGTGAGTAATCATCTAAATAATAGAGAGACATATAGCTTTGCTGCTTTGGTGTTAACAACGAATAATAGAAATCATAAAGATAATTCATTCGCGTTGTCTTTTCAAGCATGCGTATACCTCCCCTTGTTAAGTGAAAAGCCTTTACAAATGTAGTTTACACAGTCATAGCTAGTCTGTCAAGAAAATATCTTTACATCAATTTACAGCATTATCCACTTGATCTGCAAATAAACCATAAACATATTGCTCCGCGTTAAATTCCTGAAGATCATCCATTTTTTCACCAAGACCGACGTATTTTACGGGGATTTTCAATTCATTCCGAATCGCCAAAACAATACCGCCTTTTGCCGTACCGTCTAATTTAGAAAGAACGATACCGCTCACGTTCGTTACCTCTTTAAACGTCTTAGCCTGAATAAGTGCGTTTTGACCTGTCGTTGCATCTAATACAAGCAGTACTTCATGTGGTGCACCAGGTACCTCTCGTTCGATTACCCGTTTTACCTTTTCAAGCTCTTTCATTAGATTGACTTTATTTTGTAAGCGCCCGGCAGTATCGCAAATCAAAATGTCTACTTTCCGAGATTTAGCAGCCTTAATCGCATCATACATTACAGCTGCAGGATCTGAACCTTCTGCCTGTTTAATAACGTCAACTCCGACTCTTTCTCCCCAAACTTCTAACTGCTCAATGGCACCAGCACGGAAAGTGTCACCTGCTGCTAATAAAACAGATTTTCCTTCACTTTTAAACTTATGACCAAGTTTCCCTATGGTCGTTGTTTTCCCCACACCATTAACTCCGACAAATAAAATAACTGTCAGACCATCTTCTTGAATGTTCAACTTAGATGATTGTTCCTCACCCGCATTATAAATATCGACCAACTTTTCCGAAATAACACTTTGAACTTCTTGTGGGTCCTGGATATTTCGCCGTTTAACTTCCATTTTCAATTCTTCAATTAATTTCATAACTGTATCGAAGCCTACATCTGCCTGTATTAAGATTTCTTCTAATTCCTCGAAGAAATCTTCGTCTACTTTGCGGTATCTAGCTACAAGATCATTTACCTTACCAGAGAAGTTATTTCTCGTCTTTGAGAGGCCGTCTTTAAATTTTTCTGTTACCGTCTCTGTTTGTTTCGTTATTTTCTCTTTTAATTTTTTAAAAAAGCTCATTCTTTTTCACTTCCTAGATTTAAGTTTTAACAAGCTCCTTTGTATCCTCTAGTCGGACAGAAACGAGCTTTGAGACACCTGACTCCTGCATAGTTACACCATATAATACATCTGCTTCTTCCATCGTACCTTTTCTGTGAGTGATAACAATAAACTGTGTTTCTGAACTAAATCGCTTTAAGTATTGACTAAAACGAAAAACATTTGCCTCATCTAATGCTGCTTCTACCTCATCTAGGATACAAAACGGCACAGGACGGACTTTTAATATAGAGAATAGCAACGCAATCGCTGTTAATGCTCTTTCTCCCCCTGATAATAACCCAAGGTTTTGCAGCTTCTTACCTGGCGGCTGGGCGACAATTTCTACACCTGTATTTAATAAATCCTCTGGATGAGTCAGTTTTAAATCTGCTCTTCCGCCGCCAAACAAGGCGCGGAATACTGGTTCAAATTGCTCGCGAATTCCATAAAACGTCTGCTCAAAACGTTTTTTCATTTCGGTGTCCATTTCATCAATGACCTGATAGAGGGTATCCTTGGCCTCTTGGAGGTCGTTCTTTTGCTCATTTAAAAATTCATAGCGTTCCGAAACTCGCTCATATTCTTCAATGGCTCCAATATTAACACTGCCAAGTTCTTCAATCGCCAGTTTAATCAACTTCACCTTTTTCCTAGCTTCTTCTACTGGCAATGCTAGTGGATACTGTTCTTTTGCTCCCTCAAAAGAAAGTAAATATTCTTCTCTAAGATGGGCAAGTTTTGTTTCAAGTTCTACATCTAAGCGGTTAATTTTTACTTCTTCATCCTTTAAGACCTCAACCATTCCTTTATGAAGTCTCTTTATTTCTTTCGCTTCGATTTCGGCATCTTCAAGTGCTGCTTGCATTTGAAGACGTTCCTGCCTTCTAGAAGAAATAAGTGAAATGGTTTCTTCCTTGTCCTGCTGTTTGCGTTTGGCAGCAGCCTCCAACTGTACTTCCCCGGAAGTGCTTCCCTCCATTTCAGATGTCAGCAGCATAAGATCCTCTTTATAAAGCGTAAACCGTTCTTGACTCTCGTTTAATTCTTCAACAATCATAACCAAACGTTCTTTTGAATTTACAAATTGCTCATTTTTTGCCGCAAACTCCACTTTTAAGTCGGTTATTTCCTTTGTCAGTGTTTCTCTTGATGAGATGTCATTCGTTTTTTGTTCTGTAAGTTTAGCAATTTGAGCATCAAGCGAAGCTATTTTTTCTTTAAAGATGGTAATTGCTTCATTAAGTTCAGCTTTACGGTTTGTTATGGTTTTTTGTTCCTCTATCAATTGACCTTTTTCAAGATCATAGATTCTCAACCGGTCATTAATATTCTTCGTTTCGAATTCAGCTTCACGGAGATCACCTTTAAAGGCTTGCTCCTGTTGTCTTAATTCTTCCCCAAACTTTCGCATTGCTTCTAGCTCAAATTGATGTGTTTTAACATCCTCTTTTAATGCCTTTACATGACTTTCTAAACTCGAAGTTTTTTCACTCATGATGTTAAGCTTTTCTTTCAACTCTTCAAGCTCGCCTTTTCTAGTCAATAAAGAACTTGTCTTTTGCTTTTGGGCACCGCCGGTCATCGATCCGCCTGGATTCACGATATCTCCATCTAACGTAACCATTCGACAACGATACTGGAGGATTTTAGCCAGTTCGTTCGCACCCTTTAAATCTTTCGTGATGACAACATTTCCTAGGAGGTTACTTATCACCTCAGAGTATTTGGGATCAAAGCTTACTAGATTGACTGCACTCCCAATCAATGAAGGATGGTTTTGAATAGATGTAAGTTGTGAGGAAGACAACATTCTGCCTTTAATAACACTTAAAGGTAAAAAGGTAGCTCGTCCGAATGAATTTTGTTTCAAGAATTGGATGGCCATACGAGCATTTTGTTCTGTATCAACGACTATGTGCTGCAAGGCTCCGCCTAATGCTGTTTCAAGTGCTGTTTCGTACTCCTTTGGCACCGTTACAAGCTCGGCGACAGCTCCTTCAATGCCATGAAGCTTTTTTCCCCGTGCTTTCAATACTTCTTTTACGCCCTGGAAAAATCCAGAATAGTCTTCTTCCATTTCCTCGAGCATTTCTTTTCTTGATTTCGCCTGTTGAAGGATTTGATAAGCCTGATATAACGTCTTTTCTTGCTTTTGATAGTTATTTTGCACATTTTCAAGCTTACGCTGCTTTTCTCTGAAACTTGTTACTTGATTGGAAAGACCTTTTTGTACCTCTTCTAAGGCTGTTTGAACCTGTAACATTTTATTTTGTGCTTTTTGTCTTTCCTCCAGGAACTTAACATTTTCAGAGTCCAGGCGTAAGCTCTTTGTTTCCTGTTGTTCTAGCTGCTGAACGATATACTTAAGCTCATTTTTTGCACCAGCCTGATCATTTAGAAGTTCAATATATTCACTTTTTAAAGTTTCAATTTTTTCTTCAATATTTTCAGTAAATAACGCCATTTTCCCCTGTTTTTCTTTTAACTGAGTTTGAAGGTAATTTACCTGTTCAGTCAGTTTATCAACTAGGTCAGCTTGAATTTCTTTGTTACGTTTTAATTGTGAGATTTTATCTGTTAGTTCAGCAATACTTTTTTCAAGCTGTGCTCGATTTTGAGAGGCATTTTTCTTGCGTTCTTTTAGTACATCTTTTCTTCCTTCTAACTTTTCTAGTTCTTCACTTGCATGAAGGAGAACATTTTGCAAATCCGTAATCGACTCATCAAGTGCAGCGATGTGGTCCCTTGTTTCTTCTATTTTTGCTTCCTTTATCTGCAGCTGGGCCGAGAGCTTAATTTCTTCCTGCTGATGTTCTTCAAGCTGCGTTGAAAGATGAGTCCACTTTTGGTGTAACTCTTCGATGTCGTAAACCGTTAAGGCTACTTCGATTTTTTCAAGTTCTTCCTTTTTCTCTAAGTAATCTTTTGCAATGGAAGCCTGAATCTTTAACGGTTCAACTTGTCCTTCGAGTTCATGAAGAATGTCATTCACTCGATTTAAATTTTCCTGTGTTTCTATTAATTTAGCTTCTGCTTTTTTCTTGCGATTTTTATATTTTAAAACACCTGCTGCTTCTTCAAAGATGGTTCTTCGGTCCTCTGCCTTACTATTGAGAATTTCTTCCACTTTCCCTTGGCTGATAATCGAGAAAGCTTCTCTGCCAAGACCCGAGTCCATAAACAAATCAACGATATCTTTAAGTCTGCAGGGCTGTTTATTAATTAAATATTCACTATCTCCTGCACGGGTGACCCTTCTTGTTACACTCACTTCATTGTAATCAATGGCTAATCCTTCGTCCTGATTATCCAGCGTTAAGGTCACTTCCGCATAATTTAACGGCTTTCTTGAATCGCTTCCCGCAAAAATGATATCTTCCATTTTAGAGCCTCTAAGTGATTTAGCAGACTGCTCGCCTAAAACCCAACGGATTGCATCTGTTATATTACTTTTCCCACTTCCGTTCGGACCAACTACAGCAGTGACTCCTTGAACAAAATCCACCCCAATACGATCTGCAAAAGATTTAAAGCCAATGATGTCCAACCGTTTTAAAAACATATCCTTTTCCTCCCTAGAGCTTGGCCGGAATCTTTCCTTAGCATACTATGGTTGTTTTAACTATGATGTTTTAGCCTTTAGGACCTCGAGCGCCATTTGGGCGGCATGCTGTTCAGCTTCTTTTTTCGATTTACCAGTACCGATACCTAATTCTTCACCGTTTAATGAGACTCTTGAAACAAATTCTTTGCTATGGGCAGGACCTTTTTCAATTAATACCTTATATTCGATTAACCCAGTCCCATCTCTTTGAATTAGTTCTTGAAGCTGGCTCTTAAAATCCATCACATGAGAAAAAGCACCCTCATTAATTTTAGGGAAAACCACTTTATCTAGAAATTCGTTTACTACCTCTAGTCCTTTATCCAAGTATAGCGCACCAATGAAAGCTTCAAATACATCCGCTAAAAGCGCTGGACGCTCCCTGCCCCCTGTCATTTCTTCACCCTTACCTAATAAAATCAACTTGCCAAAGCTAAGTTCGTTTGCCAAGGTTACAAGGGAGGGCTCACACACGATAGCAGCACGGAGCTTTGTCAGTTCTCCTTCACTCATCATTGGATATTTTAGGAACAGGAATTTTGAAACAGTTAGTTCTAGTACAGCATCCCCTAAAAATTCAAGCCTTTCATTATCTTCATAAGGCTTTCTGCGATGCTCATTCACATAGGATGAATGAGTAAAAGCTTGTTTTAATAGTTTTTCATTTTCAAAATGAATACCGATCTTATCCTGAAAATCCTTAAATTGATTTTCTTTTGCGCGATTGTTCATTTCTTTTTCCTTACCTTTTCTGCGCATTAAAGTCTCCACCTTGCATATTTTTTACACATTCCTATCAATAGTTTAAGTAATATTTAATCAAAACGCAAAGAAACCTGGCAGTATTTTTTTAAGACTGCCAAGTCTAATAATATAGAAGAAAGCCCCGTTTGAAAACGGAGCTTTTGAAGAAAATCCAACGAATTATTGCTTGCTATTTATGTAATTCACAGCATCACCAACTGTGCCGATTTTTTCAGCATCATCGTCAGAAATTTCCATATCAAATTCATCTTCTAATTCCATAACTAGTTCAACTACGTCAAGGGAATCAGCACCAAGATCATCTTTGAATGAAGCTTCAAGTTTAACTTGTGACTCATCTACGCCTAAACGGTCAACGATGATTTTTGTTACTCGCTCTAATACCTCTGCCATTGTAGTTCACCTCCCCTCAAGCTATTATAAAGTATATCAATAAAATAATACACTTATAAAAACAAAAAATATATTTTAAACTTTGATTAATGTCCAGCTCCAGCGCCTAGGGGCTCGGGGTCATAAGCCAATCCGTCAAGAAGGTTAAAAAGCAACCTTCATGCCGGCTCGTCTTATGCCTGTCGCCCCTGTTCAAGGCGCTTCCGCTTTTCTATTTACATTACCATTCCGCCATTAATATGAAGAGTCTGCCCTGTAATGTATGAAGCGTCATCGGAAGCCAAGAAAGCCGTCATTTTCGCAATGTCCTTAGGCTCTCCTAAACGGGCCAGCGGAATCTGTTTTAACATCTCATCTTTTACCTCATCCGATAATTTATCTGTCATATCGGTTGTAATAAAGCCTGGTGCAATCGCGTTTACTGTAATATTACGAGATGCTAGCTCTTTCGCTGTCGTTTTCGTTAAACCAATAACACCTGATTTTGCTGCAACATAGTTTGCCTGACCTGGATTTCCACTAACTCCAACAACGGAGGTAATGTTAATAATACGGCCGACACGCTGTTTCATCATTTGGCGGGTCACTGCTTTGGTACAGAGAAAAACACCTTTGAGATTGATATTAATAACATCATCCCATTCTTCTTCCTTCATTCTCATTAGTAAATTGTCTTTTGTTATACCTGCGTTATTAACAAGTATATCCAATTTACCAAATCGATCTACTGTTTCTTTCACCATTTCTGCTACTTCTTCACTATTAGATACGTCGCATTTAATCGCAAATGCTTCTTTACCCATTGCTTTTATTTCATCTACCACTTCATTGGCTTTACCTTCACTGCCAGCATAATTCACTGCGACATTGGCTCCTTGTCTTGCAAGCTCAAGAGCAATTTCTCTGCCTATCCCTCTTGACGCACCGGTTACTAGGGCAACTTTGCCTTCTAGTGTCATAGATTTTCCTCCTTCAATGCCTCGATAACAGATTGACAGCTTTCCTCATCCGAGATCGAATAGGTTTTAACACTACGGTTAATTTTTTTAATTAAACCTGAAAGTACCTTTCCAGGACCAATTTCAATAAATGTATCTACACCTGAATCAATCATCTTCACAACAGAATCTTCCCACAAAACAGGTGAATAAAGCTGTTCAATTAAATTTTCTTTTATTTCTTCTGCAGTCGTCATTGGATTTGCTGAAACATTAGCAATAACAGGAATACGTGCATCCTTCATATCAAGTCCATCTAAAACCTGACGCAGTTCACTTGCTGCAGGTTTCATTAATGAAGAATGGAATGGTCCGCTGACCTCCAAAGGAATCGCTCTTTTTGCACCGGATTCTTTTGCTTTTGCACTTGCAAGCTCAACACCTTTCCGCGAACCAGAGATAACAATTTGACCTGGACAATTCAAATTCGCAAGAGAAACTGGGAAGCCAGAGTCACTAACTTCAGCTGTTACTTTAGAAAGAGGTTCACGGTCAAGCCCTAAAATAGCTGCCATTGAACCTTCACCATTTGGAACAGCTCCCTCCATAAATTCCCCTCTTTTTCTTACAGCATAGACACCATCTTCAAAGGTTAATGCGCCAGCTGCAACAAGGGCTGTATACTCACCAAGACTATGTCCAGCAACAAAATCCGGCTTAATGGCTGCTTTTTGAAATCTTTCTAGAATGGCCAAACTCGTTGTTAATAAAGCTGGCTGTGTATTTACCGTTTTTGTCAATTCTTCTTGAGGCCCCTCAAAGATAAGCTTACTTAATTCAGCCGAAAGTCTTTCATCGGCTTTTTTAAAATATTGCATAACCTCAGGATACAGCTCGGCAAGCTGTTGCCCCATACCAACTATTTGTGAGCCCTGACCAGGAAATACAAATGCAATCTTTCCCATTTCCGCACCCCTTCTTACACTTCTATTTTAGATGTTTTCTCATCTTCAATGGATTTTTTAATAAGATCGACTACATCTTTTCCGACCATATCCCTCGTTTGACGAATTGCACTAAAGATAGCTTGTCCGTTAGAGGAACCATGTGCTTTAATTACAGGCGCCTTTAAGCCAAATAGTCCCGCACCGCCGTACTCTGAATAGTCCAATGTGTTTTTTAAAACCTTGAATTCAGGCTTTAACACCGCTGCAGCAAGTTTACTTTTAAGGCTGCTCATTAAGGTAGTTTTTAGCATTTTAAACATAGATAGTGCCGTACCCTCAACTGTTTTTAACACCATATTGCCAGTAAATCCGTCCGTCACCACGACATCTGCTACGCCATCAAGTAAATCCCTGGCCTCTACATTGCCTACAAAATTAAGGTTTGCGTTTTTTAATAGTTCGAAGGCATGTTTGGTTAGGTCAGTCCCTTTCTTTTCTTCTGTTCCGATATTAAGAAGACCTACCCGAGGCTTAGCTATCCCTCTTACCTTTTCACTATAAATGGATCCCATTATCGCATATTGCAGCAAATGCTCAGGCTTTGCATCTACATTTGCCCCAACGTCCAATAATAGGAACCCCTCTCCGCCAATGGTTGGTAACGTAGGTGTAAGTGCTGGACGGTCAATACCCTCAATTCTGCCAACAACAAATAATCCAGCAGCCATTAATGCACCTGTATTTCCTGCTGATATACACGCGTCTGCGATTCCATCGGCAACTTGCTGCGCGGCAAGTACCATGGAGGCACTTTTTTTTCGTCGAACTGCCCTCACAGGTTCGTCAGTACCAAGGATCACCTCGGATGTATGTATAATGCTTATTCGTTCTTGATTCGTTAAGTATTCATTAATTTTGGTTTCATCCCCGACTAGGGTTATATGTATATCAGAAAATGCTTCTACAGCTTTCATTGCACCGATTA
This genomic stretch from Neobacillus niacini harbors:
- the plsX gene encoding phosphate acyltransferase PlsX, which codes for MKIAIDAMGGDHAPKEIVIGAMKAVEAFSDIHITLVGDETKINEYLTNQERISIIHTSEVILGTDEPVRAVRRKKSASMVLAAQQVADGIADACISAGNTGALMAAGLFVVGRIEGIDRPALTPTLPTIGGEGFLLLDVGANVDAKPEHLLQYAIMGSIYSEKVRGIAKPRVGLLNIGTEEKKGTDLTKHAFELLKNANLNFVGNVEARDLLDGVADVVVTDGFTGNMVLKTVEGTALSMFKMLKTTLMSSLKSKLAAAVLKPEFKVLKNTLDYSEYGGAGLFGLKAPVIKAHGSSNGQAIFSAIRQTRDMVGKDVVDLIKKSIEDEKTSKIEV
- the smc gene encoding chromosome segregation protein SMC, translating into MFLKRLDIIGFKSFADRIGVDFVQGVTAVVGPNGSGKSNITDAIRWVLGEQSAKSLRGSKMEDIIFAGSDSRKPLNYAEVTLTLDNQDEGLAIDYNEVSVTRRVTRAGDSEYLINKQPCRLKDIVDLFMDSGLGREAFSIISQGKVEEILNSKAEDRRTIFEEAAGVLKYKNRKKKAEAKLIETQENLNRVNDILHELEGQVEPLKIQASIAKDYLEKKEELEKIEVALTVYDIEELHQKWTHLSTQLEEHQQEEIKLSAQLQIKEAKIEETRDHIAALDESITDLQNVLLHASEELEKLEGRKDVLKERKKNASQNRAQLEKSIAELTDKISQLKRNKEIQADLVDKLTEQVNYLQTQLKEKQGKMALFTENIEEKIETLKSEYIELLNDQAGAKNELKYIVQQLEQQETKSLRLDSENVKFLEERQKAQNKMLQVQTALEEVQKGLSNQVTSFREKQRKLENVQNNYQKQEKTLYQAYQILQQAKSRKEMLEEMEEDYSGFFQGVKEVLKARGKKLHGIEGAVAELVTVPKEYETALETALGGALQHIVVDTEQNARMAIQFLKQNSFGRATFLPLSVIKGRMLSSSQLTSIQNHPSLIGSAVNLVSFDPKYSEVISNLLGNVVITKDLKGANELAKILQYRCRMVTLDGDIVNPGGSMTGGAQKQKTSSLLTRKGELEELKEKLNIMSEKTSSLESHVKALKEDVKTHQFELEAMRKFGEELRQQEQAFKGDLREAEFETKNINDRLRIYDLEKGQLIEEQKTITNRKAELNEAITIFKEKIASLDAQIAKLTEQKTNDISSRETLTKEITDLKVEFAAKNEQFVNSKERLVMIVEELNESQERFTLYKEDLMLLTSEMEGSTSGEVQLEAAAKRKQQDKEETISLISSRRQERLQMQAALEDAEIEAKEIKRLHKGMVEVLKDEEVKINRLDVELETKLAHLREEYLLSFEGAKEQYPLALPVEEARKKVKLIKLAIEELGSVNIGAIEEYERVSERYEFLNEQKNDLQEAKDTLYQVIDEMDTEMKKRFEQTFYGIREQFEPVFRALFGGGRADLKLTHPEDLLNTGVEIVAQPPGKKLQNLGLLSGGERALTAIALLFSILKVRPVPFCILDEVEAALDEANVFRFSQYLKRFSSETQFIVITHRKGTMEEADVLYGVTMQESGVSKLVSVRLEDTKELVKT
- the fabD gene encoding ACP S-malonyltransferase; protein product: MGKIAFVFPGQGSQIVGMGQQLAELYPEVMQYFKKADERLSAELSKLIFEGPQEELTKTVNTQPALLTTSLAILERFQKAAIKPDFVAGHSLGEYTALVAAGALTFEDGVYAVRKRGEFMEGAVPNGEGSMAAILGLDREPLSKVTAEVSDSGFPVSLANLNCPGQIVISGSRKGVELASAKAKESGAKRAIPLEVSGPFHSSLMKPAASELRQVLDGLDMKDARIPVIANVSANPMTTAEEIKENLIEQLYSPVLWEDSVVKMIDSGVDTFIEIGPGKVLSGLIKKINRSVKTYSISDEESCQSVIEALKEENL
- the acpP gene encoding acyl carrier protein, giving the protein MAEVLERVTKIIVDRLGVDESQVKLEASFKDDLGADSLDVVELVMELEDEFDMEISDDDAEKIGTVGDAVNYINSKQ
- the ftsY gene encoding signal recognition particle-docking protein FtsY, giving the protein MSFFKKLKEKITKQTETVTEKFKDGLSKTRNNFSGKVNDLVARYRKVDEDFFEELEEILIQADVGFDTVMKLIEELKMEVKRRNIQDPQEVQSVISEKLVDIYNAGEEQSSKLNIQEDGLTVILFVGVNGVGKTTTIGKLGHKFKSEGKSVLLAAGDTFRAGAIEQLEVWGERVGVDVIKQAEGSDPAAVMYDAIKAAKSRKVDILICDTAGRLQNKVNLMKELEKVKRVIEREVPGAPHEVLLVLDATTGQNALIQAKTFKEVTNVSGIVLSKLDGTAKGGIVLAIRNELKIPVKYVGLGEKMDDLQEFNAEQYVYGLFADQVDNAVN
- the fabG gene encoding 3-oxoacyl-[acyl-carrier-protein] reductase, whose product is MTLEGKVALVTGASRGIGREIALELARQGANVAVNYAGSEGKANEVVDEIKAMGKEAFAIKCDVSNSEEVAEMVKETVDRFGKLDILVNNAGITKDNLLMRMKEEEWDDVININLKGVFLCTKAVTRQMMKQRVGRIINITSVVGVSGNPGQANYVAAKSGVIGLTKTTAKELASRNITVNAIAPGFITTDMTDKLSDEVKDEMLKQIPLARLGEPKDIAKMTAFLASDDASYITGQTLHINGGMVM
- a CDS encoding putative DNA-binding protein, producing MLEKTTRMNYLYDFYYSLLTPKQQSYMSLYYLDDYSLGEIAEEYDVSRQAVYDNIKRTEAMLEEYEEKLLLFQKFQERSKLLRHVKELLNEEHPSKQAMLEVVAELEKLD
- the rnc gene encoding ribonuclease III, which codes for MRRKGKEKEMNNRAKENQFKDFQDKIGIHFENEKLLKQAFTHSSYVNEHRRKPYEDNERLEFLGDAVLELTVSKFLFLKYPMMSEGELTKLRAAIVCEPSLVTLANELSFGKLILLGKGEEMTGGRERPALLADVFEAFIGALYLDKGLEVVNEFLDKVVFPKINEGAFSHVMDFKSQLQELIQRDGTGLIEYKVLIEKGPAHSKEFVSRVSLNGEELGIGTGKSKKEAEQHAAQMALEVLKAKTS